The following coding sequences are from one Arthrobacter sp. 24S4-2 window:
- a CDS encoding GAF and ANTAR domain-containing protein — MDEIALDASVAERLQDLIIDSVDVNGFLSDLCELSAGSLSATLGQEVSCAVTLHRHRRTTTAAWSNPGARLFDEIQHDFGDGPCLHAMNTGTTVLVKDTRTDQRWPEYGTAIAMKGQFSVLGVPLTLDAGAAAALNVFAPAPDAFDSAAIQKAELFASHAEKSLRLAVRIGTRQQLADDLRSAMESRTAIDLAAGIIMGQNRCSQAEAMVILTKASSGRNQKLRDVAEKLLASFAAQAPATHFDD, encoded by the coding sequence ATGGACGAGATCGCGCTGGACGCCTCCGTGGCGGAGCGGCTGCAGGATCTGATCATCGACAGCGTGGACGTCAACGGTTTTCTCTCGGACCTCTGCGAGCTGTCCGCGGGCTCGCTCTCGGCAACCCTGGGGCAGGAAGTTTCCTGCGCCGTGACCCTCCACCGGCACCGCCGCACCACGACGGCGGCGTGGAGCAACCCGGGGGCCCGGCTTTTTGATGAAATCCAGCACGACTTTGGCGACGGACCCTGCCTCCACGCGATGAACACGGGAACGACGGTCCTGGTCAAGGACACACGAACCGACCAGCGGTGGCCGGAATACGGCACGGCGATCGCCATGAAGGGTCAGTTCAGCGTGCTGGGCGTACCTCTTACCCTGGACGCGGGGGCTGCCGCAGCGCTGAACGTTTTCGCTCCGGCCCCGGACGCCTTCGACTCCGCCGCCATCCAAAAGGCGGAACTCTTCGCCTCCCACGCCGAAAAGTCGCTCCGGCTGGCCGTGCGGATCGGCACGCGGCAGCAGCTTGCCGACGACCTGCGGTCCGCCATGGAATCCAGGACCGCCATCGACCTCGCCGCCGGCATCATCATGGGCCAGAACCGGTGCTCGCAGGCGGAAGCGATGGTCATCCTCACCAAGGCGTCCAGCGGCCGGAACCAGAAACTGAGGGACGTTGCAGAAAAGCTGCTGGCGTCGTTCGCCGCCCAGGCGCCGGCAACGCACTTCGACGACTAG
- a CDS encoding glycosyltransferase family 2 protein: MVSINWEAWWIALPLVLAETYSLLDSLLFGATMWRYRQRATPPAPPEGLTVDVFITTYNEPLDLVLGTARAARKIEYPHRTWILDDGNRSELREIAEAEGIGWITRSEDWVNRPRHAKAGNLNNALLATDGEFMLILDADQVPDPRILDHTLGYFNDRKMALVQTPQVFVNVPPHDPLGSQAPLFYGPIQQGKDGWNAAFFCGSNAIIRREALMQLGVMRYVSETELALNKALKTADKVVAKARRQLGPGQERLAAALSTVATDLHQVRRELSEGQSIADVTYRFQERVDAVARNLVAQDFAALHAELNSIEGLSRTIDMDGSLAVVDDVALDRLSQRDWSPLGAVETVRVLIDSVNAEKAGEAQAVMPLATISVTEDMATCMRLHSLGWESAYHHEKLADGLAPEDLDSMLTQRLRWAQGTMQVMFRENPVLQKGLSLAQRLMYLATMWSYLAGFAAVAYIAAPVIYLTLGILPVQSLSNEFFLRLIPFLLVNQILFLVVGRGVRTWRGQQYSLALFPTWIKSVTSAFGNVFLGRELDFRVTPKTLQARKRLPWHLVRPQLIAMAVLVLAALVGVVRLLLGQGDVLGSSVNFVWIVFDLLIFSVVIQAVRYPGYDAWLDSNKKKEENP, encoded by the coding sequence ATGGTGTCGATCAACTGGGAAGCCTGGTGGATCGCGCTTCCGCTGGTCCTTGCCGAAACGTACTCCCTCCTGGATTCGCTGCTCTTCGGCGCCACCATGTGGCGCTACCGGCAACGGGCCACGCCACCCGCCCCGCCGGAGGGGCTGACCGTGGACGTCTTCATCACCACCTACAACGAGCCGCTGGACCTCGTCCTGGGAACAGCACGGGCCGCCCGGAAAATTGAGTATCCGCACAGGACCTGGATCCTGGACGACGGCAACCGCTCCGAACTGCGCGAAATCGCGGAAGCCGAAGGCATCGGCTGGATCACCCGGTCCGAGGACTGGGTCAACCGCCCCCGGCACGCCAAGGCGGGCAACCTCAACAACGCGTTGCTCGCCACTGACGGCGAGTTCATGCTGATCCTGGATGCTGACCAGGTGCCGGACCCCAGGATCCTTGACCACACGCTGGGCTATTTCAACGACCGCAAGATGGCGCTGGTCCAAACACCCCAGGTGTTTGTCAATGTCCCGCCCCACGATCCGCTGGGCAGCCAGGCGCCTTTGTTCTACGGCCCCATCCAGCAGGGCAAGGACGGCTGGAACGCAGCCTTCTTCTGCGGATCCAACGCCATCATCCGCCGGGAAGCCCTGATGCAGCTCGGCGTCATGCGCTACGTCTCGGAAACCGAGCTGGCGTTGAACAAGGCCCTCAAGACGGCGGACAAAGTGGTGGCCAAGGCGAGGCGACAGCTTGGACCCGGGCAGGAACGGCTGGCCGCAGCCTTGTCCACGGTGGCCACGGACCTGCATCAGGTCCGACGGGAACTGAGCGAGGGCCAAAGCATCGCCGACGTCACCTACCGGTTCCAGGAGCGCGTGGACGCGGTGGCCAGGAACCTGGTGGCGCAGGACTTCGCGGCGCTGCACGCCGAGCTGAACTCCATCGAGGGTCTCTCCCGGACCATTGACATGGACGGTTCCCTCGCCGTCGTCGACGACGTCGCGCTGGACCGGCTGTCCCAGCGGGACTGGTCCCCGCTGGGAGCGGTGGAAACCGTCCGCGTCCTGATCGATTCCGTCAACGCCGAGAAGGCCGGCGAGGCCCAGGCCGTCATGCCGCTGGCCACGATCTCCGTCACGGAGGACATGGCCACCTGCATGCGGCTGCATTCCCTCGGATGGGAGTCGGCGTACCACCATGAAAAGCTGGCAGACGGGCTGGCCCCCGAGGATCTCGATTCGATGCTGACGCAGCGGCTCCGGTGGGCCCAGGGCACCATGCAGGTCATGTTCCGGGAGAATCCGGTGCTGCAAAAAGGGCTGAGCCTCGCCCAGCGGCTGATGTACCTGGCAACCATGTGGAGCTACCTTGCCGGCTTCGCCGCCGTAGCGTACATCGCGGCCCCCGTCATCTACCTCACCCTGGGAATCCTGCCCGTGCAGTCGCTGAGCAACGAGTTCTTCCTCCGGCTCATCCCCTTCCTGCTGGTGAACCAGATCCTGTTCCTGGTGGTGGGCAGGGGCGTAAGAACGTGGCGCGGACAGCAGTACTCGCTGGCACTTTTCCCCACCTGGATCAAGTCCGTCACGTCCGCCTTCGGGAACGTGTTCCTGGGACGGGAACTGGATTTCCGGGTCACACCCAAGACCCTGCAGGCACGTAAGCGGCTGCCGTGGCACCTGGTGAGGCCGCAGCTGATCGCCATGGCCGTCCTGGTCCTCGCCGCCCTCGTTGGCGTGGTCCGCCTGCTGCTCGGCCAGGGGGACGTCCTGGGCAGCTCCGTCAATTTCGTGTGGATCGTGTTTGACCTGCTGATCTTCAGCGTGGTCATCCAGGCCGTACGCTACCCCGGCTACGATGCCTGGCTGGACAGCAACAAAAAGAAAGAGGAAAACCCGTGA
- a CDS encoding STAS domain-containing protein, protein MIEFNNETLANGVGVIRPVGRLNMVSAPRLGANIDALISDGTVRLVVDLAGTDFIDSSGLGALITGLKKTRQAGGDLRLANPTAQITAVLEMTNLNKVLQPVSSVDGAY, encoded by the coding sequence GTGATCGAATTCAACAATGAAACCCTGGCTAATGGAGTGGGCGTGATCCGACCCGTCGGACGGCTCAACATGGTCTCGGCGCCGCGCCTGGGTGCCAACATCGATGCGCTCATCAGCGACGGCACCGTCCGGCTGGTGGTTGACCTGGCCGGTACCGACTTCATTGATTCGTCCGGCCTGGGCGCGCTGATCACCGGGCTGAAGAAGACGCGGCAAGCGGGCGGGGACCTTCGGCTTGCCAACCCCACCGCGCAGATCACTGCGGTCCTGGAAATGACCAACCTCAATAAGGTGCTGCAGCCGGTCTCCTCCGTGGACGGGGCCTATTGA